The segment CGTGCATCAGGTACTAATTTTTTCGCCTATCCGTTGAATTCTATTTTGAATAATGACGATAAAGCGATTTTAATACTAAAACCAAAAGCAACTATGATCAGCTCATTAAAAAACACCAATAAGATCGTAACGGTTATCGTTGCCCTTTTAAGTCTTCTGATCAGTATCCCATTGGCGATATACGCCGCACGATCACCTATTAAGCTTCAGCGCGCCTTGCATAACTCTAATGTGGAACTAAAGCGTTTTTCCGATATTATCGACCGATATGTCATCAGTGCCACCACTAAAACCAGCGGAATCATCACCAGTATCAGTACCGCCTTCGCAAACATAAGCGGATTCAGCAAAGCAGAGCTTATCGGCGAAAAGATGAATATCATCCGTCATCCTGATACTCCTAAAGCAGTGTTCCAAGATTTATGGAACACGATATTACAGGGAAGTTCATGGGAAGGTGAAATTAAAAATAAAGCAAAAAGCGGTGATTCTTATTGGCTTGGACAAACGATCATTCCAATCAAAGATGAAAACGGCACTATTACCTCTTTTATGTCGGTAGGAACCGATCACACAGCTAAAAAAGAGCTGGAAGCCATTGCAATGGTCGATAAATTAACCCATCTCTATAACAGACGAAAAATGGATGAATGTCTGTATATCGAAGTGGAAAAATCAAAGCGCTATAGTAAACCGTTATCCCTCATCATGATCGATATCGATTATTTTAAAAAAGTCAATGACACCTATGGACACCAAACTGGTGATGCAGTCTTACAAAAAGTGGCTGAGCTCATAAATAACAATACTCGAAAAATTGACTGTTGTGCACGATACGGCGGTGAAGAGTTCCTGATAATGTGTCCTGAAACACCGGAAGAAGGGGTTTTGACTCTTGCAGAGCAGATCAGAAGGACGATTGAAGCGTATGAATTTGAGACCGTTAAACACCTAACAATCAGTCTGGGAGTTTCGACATACAGTGAAACCGATGACATGATGACATTGATTAAAAAATGCGATGAAGCTTTATACAAAGCAAAACACCAAGGGAGAAATCAAGTCGTCTTTTATTCCTAAGCAAACAAACGAAAGGGCATTAATGTTTTAAATATTAATGCCCACCCATCACTTTTTCGATCTCTGAGGGTTTATCATGTATACCGAAACGGTCAATGATGGTTCGGCTCGCTTCGTTTTGACCTACCACTTCGACCTCTTTCCCCTCTTTACGCAGTTTTATCACCGCTTTATCGAGTGCATACACCGCTGAAATATCCCAAAAATGGGCCCGTGTTACGTCGATAATGACATTTTTTACGTCTTCTTTGTAATCAAACGCATCGGCAAAACGGTCGGCTGAATTGAAAAATATCTGTCCGATAAATTTATAGACCCGCGTACTGCTGGTCTCTTCATAGGATTTCTCCCAGTACATAAAATGGCTGATTTTATTGGCAAAAAAGAGCGATGCAAGCAGCACGCCGCTCAAAACACCATATGCGAGATTATGGGTAAATACGACGACTATAACCGTTGTTAACATCACGATATTCGTCGAAAGAGGCAAGGTTTTCAACCCCTTGATCGATGCCCAGTTAAATGTCCCGATCGATACCATGATCATGACTGCAACCAATGCTGCCATCGGGATAATTTTGATCCAATCGGACATAAATACGACCATAATAAGCAAAAGCACCCCGGCAACAAGGGTCGACAGACGCCCGCGTCCACCGGATTTGATGTTGATAACCGACTGTCCGATCATACCGCATCCGGCCATCCCTCCGATACACCCCGTAGCAATATTGGCGATCCCCTGCCCTTTGGCTTCGCGGTTCTTATCGCTGTCGGTATCGGTCATATCATCGACGATAGTGGCCGTCATAAACGATTCCAACAAACCCACTGCGGCCAAAGCTGCCGAATAGGGAAAAACAATCGATAGGGTTTCCATAGTAAACGGAACGTCCGGCCATAAAAAGATCGGCAATGTATCGGGTAGCGCCCCCATATCCCCGACCGTTCGTACATCGATCCCCATCGTTACGACAACGACCGTAAGGACTAAAATCGTGACCAGCGGAGAGGGAATGAGTTCTCCTAGTTTCGGGACATACGGGAAGAGATAGATAATCCCGAGGCCGGCCGCAGTAAGTGCGTAAACATGCCATGTGACATTCGTGAGCTCAGGCAACTGAGCCATAAAAATCAAAATCGCCAACGCATTGACAAACCCGATCACAACGGTTCGGGAGACAAAACTCATGAGTGAGCCCAGTTTCAAATACCCTGCCGCCAACTGAAGCACGCCCGTCATTATCGTAGCAACTAAAAGATACTGCAAACCGTGATCTCTGACCAGCGTCACCATCAACAGCGCCATCGACCCAGTAGCCGCAGAGATCATCCCTGCACGTCCTCCGACAAAGGCGATGACCGCCGCGATACAAAATGAGGCATACAACCCCACTTTCGGATCTACTCCTGCAATAATCGAAAAAGCGATCGATTCGGGAATAAGTGCGAGAGCGACGACGATACCGGCGAGAATATCCCCGCGAATATTGCCGAACCACTCTTGTTTTGATGACATCAATAGCATTCAAATCCTTATGACAAATACAAAAACTCACAAAAAAGGTGGGAGAGAGAAGAGAATTTGCAGATATAGATGTAGAAATTCTAACCAAAACGACCTAAACTCGGGGTAAAATTGAAAAATCTTCCTCCTTTAGTACCCATTTTGGCTTTGAAGTGATAGAATAAATCAATAAGAGAGTTAATTTAATGTTGTAATAAGAGAATAATGAGGTTTTTCCTGCTTTTAGTTTTACCGTGTCTTATGTATGGAGGAGAACGGTTGGCATTTTCAGGAGCTACGACCATACAGCCTATTATGGAATACATCGCTCCATATTATGCCAATGAAAATGGTTATACCCTCTCAATCGAAGGGGGCGGCAGCGATCAGGGGATTAAAAATGTTCTTTCCGGCAAAAGCAACATCGGAATGGTTAATCGTCCGCTTAGCAGCGAAGAAAAAGCCTCGTTAGACTATACCACTATCGGTTATGATGCAACAGCATTCATCGTCCATAAAAGCAATCCTGTCAATGGAATAACCCGAGGGCAACTGATCGATATTTACAAAGGAAAAATCACCAATTGGAAGCAGATTGGAGGAAATGACCGACCCATTATTCTCATATCCAAAAAGCCTGATCGCGGAACAATGCGTATCATTGAAGAGGAGACAGGTCTTTTTCATCCGTCCAATCCTAAAAACAAGGATGAAACGAAAAAAATCTCTCGTAATACATGGGATTCAGGATCCAATAATGATGCGATTGTTTGGGTCGGCGGGTTGCTTGATGCAATCGGATTTGTCTCGTCAGGAAGTGCTGTCAGTACTATTCAAGACGGCATGCCGATCAAAATTCTTTCCTATGAAGGTGTAATGCCCAACGAACAAACCATTTTCTCCCACCGTTATCCTATTGTACGGGAGCTGAATATTATTTACACCAAAAACAATCCGAAAGCCAAAAAATTTGCATCCTTTATCCTCTCTTCGACTGGACAGCAAGCCGTCTCACATACAAACTATATCCGGATAGATCATGGAAAATAAAAATTTTATTTTTAAACTGATCGGGGCCAATACCCTTATTATCCTTTTGGTTTTTGGAACGTTCTATACCGTATTTAATTTTTTAAACTTTCAACTTGCCAAGAACACTCAGCAGCGTCAAAATATGACATCTTTTATTCACTCATGCGATCATGTTTCGGTCAATCTTTATCAATCGGCTATGTTAAACAATCCCGATTATCTCACTGGTGCGGCACTGTCATCCAATAACGCTTTATATTTTATGCACAATCTCTCCAAAAGTGGATTTGACACCCGTTCGCTGAAACAGAATTATTACGATTTTTTTCGCCAGACGGTTTTGACAACCTCTTTGGTTCTTGAACACCGACTGGATGAAGCACATGTAGCGGATCATATAAGCCAAAAGAAATATCAAATTCTGCACTCGGCATTCTTAGAGATGCGAGAAAAAATCAATCAAGAGCAAGAACGGATCATTATGGCAATTAATACCCTAATGGTCTTTTCTGCCATCTTGCTGGTCATCATCATTATTGCCAATATTTTGATCCTTTTCCGTTCTTTCAAATCGATACGGGCCAAAGAGAGTGAACGTTCCGAAATGATTGCCGCTTTGGGAGACGGTGTGTACGGAATCAATGGAGAAGGGAATTGTATTTTTATCAACCGATCGGCACTTGATATGCTCGGATTTTCGGAAGAAGAGGTAATAGGACAAAATCAACACCGTTTATTTCATCATCACAGATCCGATGGAACCGTCTATCCGGAAAAAGATTGCCCGATCCACCTCTCAGAACAAGATCGTACAATACGCCATACAGAAGAGACTTTTATCCGTAAAGACGGCTCACTGTTACCGGTGAGTTTAACGGTTGCCCCACTTGGGACAGATCGATCCATTGTTGTTTTTCAGGACATAACGGTCCAAAAAGAAGAGCAGGCTCTACTGGATCGTTATGCCAACTACGATGCACTGACCACTTTACCGAATAGAAGACTTTTTACCATATTAGCTGAACAGATGATAGCTCAGGCCAATCGTGACAATAAAATTATTTCGATCGGATTTTTGGATTTGGACGGATTTAAGCAGGTCAACGATACATATGGCCATGAAGTCGGAGACACTCTTTTACAAGAGGTGGCGAAACGATTTAAATCAACGTTACGCCAATCCGATCTTGTTGCCCGGTTTGGAGGTGATGAATTTGTTGTTCTTCTTACTTCAATTAATACAAAAAATGAAGCAGAGCTGTCATTTATGCGGCTTATCAGCCAAGTCTCTGAACCAATCGTTGTCAATGGCATTGCAATCAAAGTTGGAGTGAGTATTGGCTATACCTTGTATCCGCAAGACAGTGGTGATATTGACCTGCTGATTCGGCATGCTGACATTGCTATGTATGATGCAAAGCAATCCGGAAAAGGTCGAATTAGACGATATCAAAATCAAGAGATCATCTAAATGCAACAGTGCATCCCTCTATGAAAATAGTATCGCTTAATCGTAATATCATCGCCCTGGGGGCAAACAGTTTCTTCACCGATTTCTCCACAGAGATGATCCTACCTCTTCTGCCAATCTTTTTGGAGCGTTTTTTACATGCGAGCAAAAGTGAAATCGGTCTGATCGAAGGGACAGCCGAATTCGGAGTCGCGATGCTGATCGCCTTATCGGGCTTCTACTCGGATCGCCTCGGAAAACGCAAAGGGATCACCGTATTCGGATACGGCATGTCCAACCTCATCAAACCCCTCGCATTTTTTGCGCAGACTGCTACGATGATCGCTATGATCCGTATAGGTGATCGTTTAGCGAAAGGGGTACGTGTCGCTCCGAGAGATGCCCTCATCAGCGCCTATACCCCTAAAGAGATCAGCGGCTTTGTCTTCGGGTTTCACAAAATGATGGACGGTGCGGGAGCACTTGCAGGTTCGCTGACCGCGTTTGGCGTCTTATGGTTCTGGGGTGAGAGCGAATCGACATTTCGCAGTGTTTTTGCCATCAGTCTCATACCGGGTCTTATATCCATGATGATTCTCGTTTTTTTGGTTACCGACGTCCCCTTTACCCCTGCCTCGATCCGCCGGTTCCGTCCTGAGGCACTCCCCACACCGTTTTATGTTCTGGTGGGTTTTCAGAGCCTCTTTAGCCTTTTTGCGATGAATTACTCGTTTATGCTTCTCAAAGCAGAAAGTAACGGTATCGCTCTAGTCATGATCCCCCTCGCCTATTCCCTCTACAATCTCACCCAATCAGCATTAGCCATACCGATCGGAAAAGCAGCCGACCGTTTCGGTAAACCGGCATTGCTCGCATTTATCTACCTAGCCTTTGGCTCGGGTGCGCTCGCCATGGCGACAGGCTCGATTTGGGGCGTATGGCTCGGATTCGGGATTTACGGGTTTTTTGCCGGAGGATTTAATGCACTGGCAAAAGCAATCATCTCAGACACCGCTCCGCAAGAATTAAAAGCAACCGCATACGGTGTCTATTATACGGCAGTCGGCATCATGACATTCATCTCTTTGAGCGGGGCAGGATGGTTATGGGATCACTACGGAAGCAATATCCCTTTTATCATCGCATCCTCTTCAGCACTGCTTTTGGCAATTGCCCTTTTTAGTATGCGTGATCGATTAAACCACTATTAGAACAACCGCCCGATTTTTCGAAAACCGATCAGATACATAATCCCGCTGACCGCAATAACTCCGAGAAAATACGGCCATAAATCGATCCACTCCGTCCCGCGGTAAAAAATACTCTCGCTTCCCTCGATGTAGTAACGTAGCGGAGAAATAAGCGATACATACTGCAATACCGGATGCATGGCATAAATAGGTGTCCATGCTCCGCTCAAGAAGATAAGCGGCATCATAATAACGATGGAGAGCTGTGCCACCTGCATCACATCACGGGCTACTGCCGCGATAAACAGACCGATTCCCGAACCGGCAAAAACAAAGAAAAAGCTCAATAATAAAAAGGCACTGAGCGACCCGTTTAACGGCACATTAAAAATGCCTAATACAATAAACCCCAAAGAGATCACGATACCGCTCATAACCACAATGATCTGCGAAAACGATTTTGCCAGAATAATGACCTTCGGATTTACCGGCATGAGAAGCATCAAATCCCACGTCCCCTGCTCTTTTTCACGCACAAATACCACAGCCGTCAATATGATAGAGAGCATCGTTATAATGGAAAGCAATTCGGTCAGTGCCATGAAGGTATGGTTGTCGGCATTTTGATTGAAAAGTTTATGGGTTACGATATCGACAGGGATGTTTACCTTTGAGATATCCAAAACGATATGCTGGAGGTAATTCAGTGTAGTATAGGCCTGTGATGCCGCCGTAGCATCCATTAATATATCGAGCTGTGCCCTTTTGTTTTGGCGCCATTTTTTTTCAAAATCCTCATCAAATACGAGTCCGACGATGATCTCTTTATCGAAAATAGCACGGCTGAGTTCAGCTTGACTGTTAAAACGGTGCGGTGATAGAAATTCGGGACCGTGCAGATGGGTGAGAATCTTTTGGCTTAAACCCCCTGCAGTATCGTCTACATATCCTACGGCTACATTTCTAGGATTAATTTCTATCCCGCTTCCCGCGATGTATACCTCCATCGTAAACATGTACAACACGACCAAGACAAGCTGCCACGATCGTATAAAACTGATCAGCTCTTTTCCGACGATCGACCAAAATATTCGGCTCATTTGATCTCCTTTCGCAGCAAAAGAGTACCGAGGCTCAAAAAAATAATCCCATACAATGCCAAAATCACCAAATAGAGTTGGGTTTTCTCCGACGCGAGACCTTCACCGACCAAAAAGACATCATAGAGAATATGGTTGTAATACATCACCGGGAAAAGATGGGCTTCATAGCGGGACATCCCGACCATCGAGGATATCGGCATGATGATCCCTGAATACATAAATCCGGGAATAATCGTCACCATTACCGTTAATACTACGGCAACGATCTGGGTTTTGGTTATAACCGAAATCAAAATCCCGATCGAAATACTGACGAGGATATAGAGTTCCGAAGCCACCCAATAGATCCAAAAACTCCCCCGAAACGGAACTTCAAAAAGATACAGAGCCCACAACAACAGAATAAAAATATTGAGAGAATGGAGCAAAAAAACCGGAATCAGTTTTGCGGCTATAAACTCCGCTTTTGAAAGCGGTGATGCATAAAAATTGAAAATCGTCCCCCTCTCTTTTTCTTTGACGATAAGCAATGCGGCGATGATAGCAGGAGCTACCAGCAGGACTAATCCGATCAGACCCGGAACAATGGCATCTTCATCCCGCATAGCCTGATTGAAGAGGGTTCTCTGATTGATCTCAATGGAGCCTTTCGTTGCATTGGGAATCAAGCCTGCCGC is part of the Sulfuricurvum sp. genome and harbors:
- a CDS encoding diguanylate cyclase, with the protein product MENKNFIFKLIGANTLIILLVFGTFYTVFNFLNFQLAKNTQQRQNMTSFIHSCDHVSVNLYQSAMLNNPDYLTGAALSSNNALYFMHNLSKSGFDTRSLKQNYYDFFRQTVLTTSLVLEHRLDEAHVADHISQKKYQILHSAFLEMREKINQEQERIIMAINTLMVFSAILLVIIIIANILILFRSFKSIRAKESERSEMIAALGDGVYGINGEGNCIFINRSALDMLGFSEEEVIGQNQHRLFHHHRSDGTVYPEKDCPIHLSEQDRTIRHTEETFIRKDGSLLPVSLTVAPLGTDRSIVVFQDITVQKEEQALLDRYANYDALTTLPNRRLFTILAEQMIAQANRDNKIISIGFLDLDGFKQVNDTYGHEVGDTLLQEVAKRFKSTLRQSDLVARFGGDEFVVLLTSINTKNEAELSFMRLISQVSEPIVVNGIAIKVGVSIGYTLYPQDSGDIDLLIRHADIAMYDAKQSGKGRIRRYQNQEII
- a CDS encoding MFS transporter, with translation MKIVSLNRNIIALGANSFFTDFSTEMILPLLPIFLERFLHASKSEIGLIEGTAEFGVAMLIALSGFYSDRLGKRKGITVFGYGMSNLIKPLAFFAQTATMIAMIRIGDRLAKGVRVAPRDALISAYTPKEISGFVFGFHKMMDGAGALAGSLTAFGVLWFWGESESTFRSVFAISLIPGLISMMILVFLVTDVPFTPASIRRFRPEALPTPFYVLVGFQSLFSLFAMNYSFMLLKAESNGIALVMIPLAYSLYNLTQSALAIPIGKAADRFGKPALLAFIYLAFGSGALAMATGSIWGVWLGFGIYGFFAGGFNALAKAIISDTAPQELKATAYGVYYTAVGIMTFISLSGAGWLWDHYGSNIPFIIASSSALLLAIALFSMRDRLNHY
- a CDS encoding GGDEF domain-containing protein gives rise to the protein MDKNYKSYFLGYFIIFGILITVLSSLISYKIHMIDIEGSVKKYAQEVSISRKNYILQPHIDQMDDIVNSIANDQAMKDFVQTGNLLKKRELQNLFLTLTNSNKAIMQTRFIDANGQEVIRVNRDNGQSLPYIVKESDLQNKKGRDYFQAVSKLNRPVIWHSKLDLNIENGKIEVPYRPTIRIAVPLFNEGKFSGMVICNMLSGELFKSVENSPLFDLFIIDKEGNYILHPDNKFAWNKYTGVKRDLYEDFPEDASSILAGRASGTNFFAYPLNSILNNDDKAILILKPKATMISSLKNTNKIVTVIVALLSLLISIPLAIYAARSPIKLQRALHNSNVELKRFSDIIDRYVISATTKTSGIITSISTAFANISGFSKAELIGEKMNIIRHPDTPKAVFQDLWNTILQGSSWEGEIKNKAKSGDSYWLGQTIIPIKDENGTITSFMSVGTDHTAKKELEAIAMVDKLTHLYNRRKMDECLYIEVEKSKRYSKPLSLIMIDIDYFKKVNDTYGHQTGDAVLQKVAELINNNTRKIDCCARYGGEEFLIMCPETPEEGVLTLAEQIRRTIEAYEFETVKHLTISLGVSTYSETDDMMTLIKKCDEALYKAKHQGRNQVVFYS
- a CDS encoding SulP family inorganic anion transporter, which gives rise to MLLMSSKQEWFGNIRGDILAGIVVALALIPESIAFSIIAGVDPKVGLYASFCIAAVIAFVGGRAGMISAATGSMALLMVTLVRDHGLQYLLVATIMTGVLQLAAGYLKLGSLMSFVSRTVVIGFVNALAILIFMAQLPELTNVTWHVYALTAAGLGIIYLFPYVPKLGELIPSPLVTILVLTVVVVTMGIDVRTVGDMGALPDTLPIFLWPDVPFTMETLSIVFPYSAALAAVGLLESFMTATIVDDMTDTDSDKNREAKGQGIANIATGCIGGMAGCGMIGQSVINIKSGGRGRLSTLVAGVLLLIMVVFMSDWIKIIPMAALVAVMIMVSIGTFNWASIKGLKTLPLSTNIVMLTTVIVVVFTHNLAYGVLSGVLLASLFFANKISHFMYWEKSYEETSSTRVYKFIGQIFFNSADRFADAFDYKEDVKNVIIDVTRAHFWDISAVYALDKAVIKLRKEGKEVEVVGQNEASRTIIDRFGIHDKPSEIEKVMGGH
- a CDS encoding phosphate ABC transporter substrate-binding protein is translated as MAFSGATTIQPIMEYIAPYYANENGYTLSIEGGGSDQGIKNVLSGKSNIGMVNRPLSSEEKASLDYTTIGYDATAFIVHKSNPVNGITRGQLIDIYKGKITNWKQIGGNDRPIILISKKPDRGTMRIIEEETGLFHPSNPKNKDETKKISRNTWDSGSNNDAIVWVGGLLDAIGFVSSGSAVSTIQDGMPIKILSYEGVMPNEQTIFSHRYPIVRELNIIYTKNNPKAKKFASFILSSTGQQAVSHTNYIRIDHGK
- a CDS encoding ABC transporter permease is translated as MRKGILKAYILKEMSELLRSRLIIMVYLLPTMLMLLFGYGIRMEVTHARIAIIDNDQSRLSNLLVSKFEHSKYFNTTTTVMNESEALRKIKQAQSDAIIIIPASFEKRLLKGQSTQIGVYVDAAFPSRGSTIESYVQGVILNAAAGLIPNATKGSIEINQRTLFNQAMRDEDAIVPGLIGLVLLVAPAIIAALLIVKEKERGTIFNFYASPLSKAEFIAAKLIPVFLLHSLNIFILLLWALYLFEVPFRGSFWIYWVASELYILVSISIGILISVITKTQIVAVVLTVMVTIIPGFMYSGIIMPISSMVGMSRYEAHLFPVMYYNHILYDVFLVGEGLASEKTQLYLVILALYGIIFLSLGTLLLRKEIK
- a CDS encoding ABC transporter permease; the protein is MSRIFWSIVGKELISFIRSWQLVLVVLYMFTMEVYIAGSGIEINPRNVAVGYVDDTAGGLSQKILTHLHGPEFLSPHRFNSQAELSRAIFDKEIIVGLVFDEDFEKKWRQNKRAQLDILMDATAASQAYTTLNYLQHIVLDISKVNIPVDIVTHKLFNQNADNHTFMALTELLSIITMLSIILTAVVFVREKEQGTWDLMLLMPVNPKVIILAKSFSQIIVVMSGIVISLGFIVLGIFNVPLNGSLSAFLLLSFFFVFAGSGIGLFIAAVARDVMQVAQLSIVIMMPLIFLSGAWTPIYAMHPVLQYVSLISPLRYYIEGSESIFYRGTEWIDLWPYFLGVIAVSGIMYLIGFRKIGRLF